The following proteins come from a genomic window of Nostoc sp. TCL26-01:
- a CDS encoding sulfurtransferase, whose translation MDTNLLISPQKLTLLLVGNSSQIVVIDTRTPEEYAISHIPKSINIRDFFTYLLEDSSPAGFKKLQEYFAEIMSRVGICGKERLIVYEDTLDRGYGQSCRAAFLLKYLGCPQVSVLHGGYQGWLAAGLPTTDEVPERESSIFRLHPQSEMMVTTTEMLQALDNPSIIKLDVRDRPEWHGLSSSPYTPDFCPRKGRIPNSVWLEWHRLMDYTSGIPLFRSPAEILEICQSVSINTDSIVYIYCFKGSRAANTLIALSIAGINAKNYFGSWNEWSRDFSLPIIDGE comes from the coding sequence GTGGATACAAACCTCCTAATTTCTCCTCAGAAACTCACGTTACTGTTAGTAGGAAATTCATCACAAATAGTTGTTATAGATACACGTACTCCTGAAGAATATGCTATTTCACATATTCCTAAATCTATTAATATTCGAGATTTCTTCACTTATCTTTTAGAGGATTCTTCCCCAGCAGGATTTAAAAAATTACAAGAGTATTTTGCAGAAATTATGAGTCGGGTAGGTATATGCGGTAAAGAACGGTTAATTGTCTATGAAGATACTTTAGATAGAGGTTATGGTCAATCTTGTCGAGCCGCTTTTCTACTCAAGTATTTGGGATGTCCTCAAGTCTCTGTATTGCATGGTGGATATCAAGGCTGGCTAGCTGCTGGCTTACCCACAACAGATGAAGTCCCAGAACGTGAAAGCAGCATTTTTAGACTCCATCCCCAGTCTGAAATGATGGTGACTACAACCGAGATGTTGCAAGCACTTGATAACCCATCAATTATAAAATTAGATGTGCGCGATCGCCCAGAATGGCACGGCTTAAGTTCTTCTCCCTATACACCTGATTTTTGCCCCCGCAAAGGTAGAATCCCTAACTCTGTATGGCTAGAATGGCATCGTCTGATGGACTATACATCAGGAATTCCCTTATTTCGTTCCCCAGCAGAAATCTTAGAAATTTGTCAATCAGTGAGTATTAATACTGATTCTATCGTATATATCTACTGCTTTAAAGGTTCTAGAGCCGCAAATACACTTATTGCTCTTAGCATAGCTGGAATTAATGCTAAAAATTATTTTGGTTCCTGGAATGAATGGTCACGTGATTTTTCATTACCTATAATTGATGGTGAATAA
- a CDS encoding sulfonate ABC transporter substrate-binding protein, whose amino-acid sequence MITSAKSLKINIFQRVSLFIVPGLFTLATTLTSCSVNTPTAANKTTGFTTKVVRMGYQSPGDIVRLKGVIEKRLQPLGVSVEWAQFAAGPQLMEAMNVGRVDIGSVGETPPIFAQAAGTSLVYIASNKPGNSQGSGIVVQKNSPIRTLADLKGQKIVFQKGSASHYLLIKALEEAGLKYSDIQPISMPPTEARGAFIQGKIDAWVTWDPNLALAQKLSQARILRNASGIATQGGYYMAARKFATENPELVRLVLEEIDNIGKWAEKNPEEVVKLTAPHLKLEPDILTTMVKRRTYGLRPITPEIMAGQQKIADLFAQEKVIPKRIEIKEAMLTTEQYAAITPATISQK is encoded by the coding sequence ATGATCACTTCAGCCAAATCACTAAAAATTAATATCTTCCAGCGCGTTTCATTGTTTATTGTTCCTGGCTTATTTACTCTGGCAACTACATTAACCAGTTGCTCAGTTAACACTCCCACAGCAGCAAATAAAACTACTGGTTTTACGACTAAAGTTGTGCGGATGGGATATCAAAGTCCTGGCGATATCGTGAGACTAAAAGGAGTCATAGAAAAACGATTGCAACCTTTGGGTGTTTCTGTTGAATGGGCGCAATTTGCCGCAGGCCCTCAATTAATGGAAGCGATGAATGTAGGGAGAGTAGATATTGGTTCGGTTGGTGAAACTCCCCCGATATTTGCTCAAGCGGCAGGGACATCATTGGTTTATATTGCTAGTAATAAACCTGGAAATAGTCAAGGTAGTGGAATTGTTGTCCAGAAGAATTCACCCATTCGGACTTTAGCTGATTTGAAAGGGCAAAAAATTGTTTTTCAAAAAGGTTCTGCCTCTCATTACTTATTAATAAAAGCCCTAGAGGAAGCTGGTTTAAAATACAGTGATATCCAACCAATTAGTATGCCACCGACAGAAGCACGTGGCGCTTTTATTCAAGGTAAAATAGATGCTTGGGTAACTTGGGACCCTAACCTAGCCTTAGCACAGAAATTATCTCAAGCCAGGATACTAAGAAATGCTAGTGGTATTGCTACTCAAGGTGGATATTACATGGCTGCCCGCAAGTTTGCCACAGAAAATCCAGAGTTGGTAAGATTAGTTTTGGAGGAAATAGATAATATTGGTAAATGGGCTGAAAAAAATCCAGAAGAAGTTGTTAAATTAACTGCACCTCATCTCAAACTAGAACCAGATATCTTAACTACAATGGTAAAACGGCGGACTTATGGCTTAAGACCGATTACTCCAGAAATTATGGCAGGACAACAAAAGATTGCTGATTTATTTGCTCAAGAAAAGGTGATTCCTAAACGGATTGAAATCAAAGAAGCAATGCTAACTACGGAACAATACGCAGCTATTACCCCAGCAACTATTAGTCAGAAATAG